In Bacillus sp. DX3.1, the following proteins share a genomic window:
- a CDS encoding antibiotic biosynthesis monooxygenase, with product MDKSNKKPPPYYAVIFTSQLSQDTTDYDDVAEKMEDLAKQQPGFISVESVRDTSGLGITISYWESLEAIKHWRENAAHTIARQRGREQWYEQFHMKICVVEKEYDFQRKSL from the coding sequence ATGGACAAATCAAATAAAAAGCCCCCCCCTTATTATGCAGTTATATTCACTTCCCAACTTTCACAAGACACTACAGATTACGACGATGTTGCTGAAAAAATGGAGGATCTTGCAAAGCAACAGCCAGGATTTATAAGCGTTGAAAGTGTACGAGATACGTCTGGGTTGGGAATTACCATTTCATACTGGGAATCACTTGAGGCAATTAAACATTGGCGAGAAAATGCTGCCCATACTATAGCGAGACAACGAGGTCGTGAACAATGGTATGAACAATTTCACATGAAGATTTGTGTTGTTGAAAAAGAATATGATTTTCAAAGAAAAAGTTTATAA
- a CDS encoding H-type small acid-soluble spore protein — MNIQRAKEISESSEQANVSFQGMPVMIQHVDESNETARIYDAANPNRELTVPINSLEEI; from the coding sequence ATGAATATTCAACGTGCAAAAGAAATTTCCGAGTCATCAGAACAAGCAAATGTCAGTTTTCAAGGAATGCCAGTCATGATTCAACATGTTGATGAAAGCAATGAAACCGCACGTATATATGATGCAGCAAACCCAAACCGTGAATTAACTGTTCCAATTAACAGCCTAGAAGAAATATAA